A region of Pyxidicoccus parkwaysis DNA encodes the following proteins:
- a CDS encoding efflux RND transporter permease subunit, which translates to MARSLRQRWFEGFIQAAVSRPWQVLFVFALLAAGGMALASRLEFRGSFVELLPQAAREVQDLTRVSQKAGGDGYLVLVAKGDTPERLRAYAGELKTRLEGLPEVRYVEHSYDVDFFRQHGLLLLPAEKLAELRKDLEARVRYERQQANPFYIDLGATPPPPDFDAIAKKHTPNAGMKEYLANEDGTEVYLMIKPSGTAGDLDFARHFVDLAMGTGRALASERYPAVKLEATGNFQNRIEEDAVMRSDLSRAGILSSLIAVGLILLATRRIAALAVVGLPVVVGILLTFGFAQVFIGHLNVVTGFLVAILIGLGIEYGVHLCMRYWEEREHQSARDALKAAVGGTFSGAVTSALTNAAAFFVLLLAQFQAFNQFGLLAGMGVLLAVLAAYAMGPSLLAIAERLRPARKDSAPAATPENAAGEAPAQAKPEREWRRWPTWVIVSIALSVVAFAGYSVAIAPRLGFETDMRKLKGDSPATRLDDHVTEQLGQPLNPAIFLVEDTKQAAQVEDVIAEVKRKNGADSVFLRSASLNDLVPHDLQRREAEIDGIRKLLHGLPASAQEDARLKGFQQMLDAKPYGLDSLPVEVRRRFEATDGKGTFLLLFPSVSNYDTEDLKRWAAQIDQVVEATKARGIDMAVLDSNRIAARIFALVRGDGPLILWSAAAVVFLVILVSMRSFKRALLVTGPLFLGMTCLAGGMYLFDVQLNFINAVVLPNLLAIAVDNSVHLFHRYEEEGPGSLGKVVRHTGLAAVVATLSNAAGYGALLIANHQGLRSIGQIALLGVVCTFLGTTVFFPAMLALLERWKGRKAAAVGEGALVRSLELGVTGVSSSEAPGERKSA; encoded by the coding sequence GTGGCGCGGTCTCTGCGACAGCGGTGGTTCGAGGGTTTCATCCAGGCGGCCGTGTCCCGGCCCTGGCAGGTCTTGTTCGTCTTCGCGCTGCTGGCGGCCGGAGGTATGGCGCTGGCGTCGCGGTTGGAGTTCCGCGGGTCGTTCGTGGAGCTGCTCCCCCAGGCGGCCCGCGAAGTTCAAGACCTGACACGGGTGTCACAGAAGGCGGGCGGGGACGGGTACCTCGTCCTCGTGGCGAAGGGTGACACGCCGGAGCGGCTCCGGGCCTACGCGGGCGAGCTCAAGACTCGCCTGGAGGGCCTGCCGGAGGTCCGCTACGTCGAGCACAGCTATGACGTGGACTTCTTCCGCCAGCACGGCTTGCTGCTGCTTCCCGCGGAGAAGCTGGCGGAGCTGCGCAAGGATCTGGAGGCGCGCGTCCGCTACGAGCGCCAGCAGGCGAACCCCTTCTACATCGACCTGGGGGCCACGCCGCCGCCGCCGGACTTCGACGCCATCGCGAAGAAGCACACGCCCAACGCGGGGATGAAGGAGTACCTGGCGAACGAGGACGGCACCGAGGTCTACCTGATGATCAAGCCGTCGGGGACGGCGGGTGATCTGGACTTCGCGCGCCACTTCGTGGACCTGGCCATGGGCACCGGCCGCGCGCTGGCGTCCGAGCGCTACCCGGCGGTGAAGCTGGAGGCGACGGGCAACTTCCAGAACCGCATCGAAGAGGACGCGGTGATGCGCAGCGACTTGTCGCGCGCCGGCATCCTGTCCTCGCTGATTGCCGTGGGCCTCATCCTGCTGGCCACCCGGCGCATCGCCGCGCTGGCGGTGGTGGGCCTGCCCGTCGTCGTCGGCATCCTGCTCACGTTCGGCTTCGCGCAGGTCTTCATCGGCCACCTCAACGTGGTGACGGGCTTCCTCGTCGCCATCCTCATCGGCCTGGGCATCGAGTACGGCGTGCACCTGTGCATGCGGTACTGGGAGGAGCGCGAGCACCAGTCCGCGCGTGACGCGCTGAAGGCCGCGGTGGGCGGGACGTTCAGCGGCGCCGTCACCTCGGCGCTCACCAACGCGGCGGCCTTCTTCGTGCTGCTGCTGGCGCAGTTCCAGGCCTTCAACCAGTTCGGCCTGCTGGCCGGCATGGGGGTGCTGCTGGCGGTGCTGGCGGCGTACGCCATGGGCCCCTCGCTGCTCGCCATCGCCGAGCGGCTGCGCCCCGCGCGCAAGGACTCCGCTCCCGCGGCCACGCCTGAGAACGCGGCGGGGGAGGCCCCGGCGCAGGCGAAGCCCGAGCGCGAGTGGCGGCGGTGGCCCACGTGGGTCATCGTCAGCATCGCCCTGTCGGTGGTGGCCTTCGCGGGCTACTCCGTGGCCATTGCTCCGAGGCTCGGCTTCGAGACGGACATGCGCAAGCTGAAGGGTGACTCGCCGGCCACGCGCCTGGACGACCACGTCACCGAGCAGCTCGGCCAGCCGCTCAATCCGGCCATCTTCCTGGTGGAGGACACGAAGCAGGCCGCGCAGGTGGAGGACGTCATCGCGGAGGTGAAGCGCAAGAATGGCGCGGACTCCGTGTTCCTGCGCAGCGCGTCCCTCAACGACCTGGTGCCTCACGACTTGCAGCGCCGCGAGGCGGAGATCGACGGCATCCGCAAGCTGCTGCACGGGCTGCCCGCGTCGGCGCAGGAGGATGCGCGGCTGAAGGGCTTCCAGCAGATGCTGGACGCGAAGCCGTACGGGCTGGACTCGCTGCCGGTGGAGGTCCGCCGCCGCTTCGAGGCCACGGACGGCAAGGGCACGTTCCTGCTGCTGTTCCCCTCGGTGTCCAACTACGACACGGAGGACCTGAAGCGCTGGGCGGCGCAGATCGACCAGGTGGTGGAGGCCACCAAGGCGCGCGGCATCGACATGGCGGTGCTGGACAGCAACCGCATCGCCGCGCGCATCTTCGCGCTGGTGCGCGGGGACGGGCCGCTCATCCTCTGGTCCGCGGCCGCGGTGGTGTTCCTCGTCATCCTCGTGAGCATGCGCAGCTTCAAGCGCGCGCTGCTCGTCACCGGGCCCCTGTTCCTGGGCATGACGTGCCTGGCGGGCGGAATGTACCTGTTCGACGTGCAGCTCAACTTCATCAACGCGGTGGTGCTGCCCAACCTGCTCGCCATCGCCGTGGACAACTCGGTGCACCTGTTCCACCGGTACGAGGAAGAGGGGCCCGGCTCGCTCGGCAAGGTGGTGCGGCACACGGGGTTGGCGGCCGTGGTGGCGACGCTGTCCAACGCGGCGGGCTATGGCGCGTTGCTCATCGCCAACCACCAGGGGTTGCGCAGCATCGGACAGATTGCACTGCTCGGGGTCGTGTGCACCTTCCTGGGGACGACCGTCTTCTTCCCCGCGATGCTTGCCCTCCTGGAGCGGTGGAAGGGGCGCAAGGCGGCCGCAGTGGGGGAGGGTGCCCTCGTGCGGAGCCTCGAGCTCGGTGTGACTGGCGTGAGCAGCAGTGAGGCGCCGGGGGAGCGCAAGTCGGCGTGA
- a CDS encoding aminotransferase class I/II-fold pyridoxal phosphate-dependent enzyme yields MSDVFDKCRNWKDYRIAKATGLYPYFRAIEASHGATEVEIEGRRVIMVGSNNYLGLSADPRVKEAAIKAVEKFGTTCSGSRLLNGTLALHEELEAKLAKFLNREAAIVISTGFQTNLALASILGRHDIVFSDRQNHASLVDGIRLSFATERKFRHNDMDHLEQLLAQAEPGAGKIIVTDGVFSMEGDLCNLPRIVELAKHYNARVMTDDAHSMGVLGEKGRGTSEYFGLEKETDLVMGTFSKSFASLGGVLAGPFEVINYIRHKARSVIFSASMTPASIAAALKALEIIEAEPQRRERLLDIAEKMHNGFRAMGFDTGVSVTPVVPVHIGDQVKCFRFWRALHEAGVFANPVIPPAVEAGHALIRTSYMATHTDAQLDRVLDIFETIGRKLNVIPETRPTVYEPVKIARPGTRILSNKASEKWAAGSAGLLAEKGGITLEQLSRMSSREVAGKLFDAVEQLTWRAANLQPDDLRKLGNAPMKLWEKRGELPGLLLEKGAHFFMRNGTNGTQSEDRN; encoded by the coding sequence ATGAGCGACGTCTTCGACAAGTGCAGAAACTGGAAGGACTACCGCATCGCCAAGGCTACGGGTCTCTACCCGTACTTCCGGGCCATCGAAGCGTCCCACGGCGCCACCGAGGTCGAGATTGAAGGCCGGCGCGTCATCATGGTGGGGTCCAACAACTACCTGGGCCTCTCCGCGGATCCACGCGTGAAGGAAGCCGCCATCAAGGCGGTGGAGAAGTTCGGCACCACGTGCTCGGGCTCGCGTCTGCTCAACGGCACGCTGGCGCTGCACGAGGAGCTGGAGGCGAAGCTGGCGAAGTTCCTCAACCGCGAGGCCGCCATCGTCATCTCCACCGGCTTCCAGACGAACCTCGCGCTGGCGTCCATCCTGGGCCGGCACGACATCGTCTTCAGCGACCGGCAGAACCACGCGTCGCTGGTGGACGGCATCCGCCTGTCCTTCGCCACCGAGCGCAAGTTCCGCCACAACGACATGGACCACCTGGAGCAGCTGCTGGCCCAGGCGGAGCCCGGCGCGGGCAAGATCATCGTCACCGACGGCGTCTTCTCCATGGAGGGCGACCTCTGCAACCTGCCCCGCATCGTGGAGCTGGCGAAGCACTACAACGCCCGCGTGATGACGGATGACGCCCACTCCATGGGCGTGCTGGGCGAGAAGGGTCGCGGGACGTCCGAGTACTTCGGCCTGGAGAAGGAGACGGACCTCGTGATGGGGACGTTCTCCAAGAGCTTCGCGTCGCTGGGCGGCGTGCTGGCGGGGCCCTTCGAGGTCATCAACTACATCCGCCACAAGGCGCGCTCGGTCATCTTCTCCGCGTCCATGACGCCGGCGTCCATCGCCGCGGCGCTCAAGGCGCTGGAGATCATCGAGGCGGAGCCGCAGCGCCGCGAGCGCCTGCTGGACATCGCGGAGAAGATGCACAACGGCTTCCGCGCCATGGGCTTCGACACGGGCGTGTCGGTGACGCCGGTGGTGCCGGTGCACATTGGCGACCAAGTGAAGTGCTTCCGCTTCTGGCGGGCGCTGCACGAGGCGGGCGTCTTCGCCAACCCGGTGATTCCGCCGGCGGTGGAGGCGGGCCACGCGCTCATCCGCACCTCGTACATGGCCACGCACACGGACGCGCAGTTGGACCGCGTGCTGGACATCTTCGAGACCATCGGCCGCAAGCTGAACGTGATTCCGGAGACGCGCCCCACGGTGTACGAGCCGGTGAAGATTGCCCGGCCCGGCACGCGCATCCTCAGCAACAAGGCCAGCGAGAAGTGGGCGGCCGGCTCCGCGGGCCTGCTGGCGGAGAAGGGCGGCATCACCCTGGAGCAGCTGTCGCGCATGTCCTCGCGCGAGGTGGCCGGCAAGCTCTTCGACGCGGTGGAGCAGCTCACCTGGCGTGCCGCCAACCTGCAGCCGGATGACCTGCGCAAGCTGGGCAATGCGCCCATGAAGCTGTGGGAGAAGCGCGGCGAGCTGCCGGGCCTCCTGCTGGAGAAGGGCGCCCACTTCTTCATGCGCAACGGCACCAACGGCACGCAGTCAGAAGACAGGAACTAA
- a CDS encoding phosphatase PAP2 family protein, producing the protein MSSVTFQNPRGLAALLKSERGVQVNLTAVDLVVLVACSLGALVLVGPGRWAPHALRNAGLFALFAAGPLVLRTAEASFPGQRWLTVAADWWLLPVAVLSHGWLGPVVDTLNPILKDAQLVAADQKLFGFQAAVELGRIIPPWLNDILLICYYGHFVWPLVLGIALYRRARGVFSDFNEYLTGLGLLFLFNYAAYALVPAVGPRYFLIGEFSGPLQGAVLTPVLDSLMRAPRYARDCFPSGHTGTTLLVLFYAWRFHKPIFRLMLGPGIGLIIATLAGRFHYATDLLCAVPLVMVVAGLALGLCRAARQREGERAARSVPVDAIVRP; encoded by the coding sequence GTGAGCTCCGTGACCTTCCAGAATCCGCGAGGCCTGGCGGCGCTGCTGAAGTCCGAGCGAGGCGTGCAGGTGAACCTCACCGCGGTGGACCTCGTGGTGTTGGTTGCCTGCTCGCTGGGCGCGCTGGTGCTCGTGGGGCCTGGCCGCTGGGCGCCGCATGCGCTGCGCAACGCGGGCCTGTTCGCCCTCTTCGCGGCCGGCCCGCTGGTGCTTCGCACGGCGGAGGCCTCGTTCCCGGGCCAACGCTGGCTCACCGTCGCGGCGGACTGGTGGCTCCTGCCGGTGGCGGTGCTGTCGCACGGCTGGCTGGGGCCGGTGGTGGACACGCTCAACCCCATCCTGAAGGACGCGCAGCTGGTGGCCGCGGACCAGAAGCTGTTCGGCTTCCAGGCGGCGGTGGAGCTGGGGCGCATCATCCCGCCGTGGCTCAACGACATCCTGCTCATCTGCTACTACGGCCACTTCGTCTGGCCGCTGGTGCTGGGCATCGCGCTGTACCGTCGGGCGCGGGGCGTCTTCTCCGACTTCAACGAGTACCTCACCGGGTTGGGGCTGCTGTTCCTCTTCAACTACGCGGCGTACGCGCTGGTGCCCGCCGTGGGGCCTCGGTACTTCCTCATCGGTGAGTTCAGCGGGCCGCTGCAGGGCGCGGTGCTGACGCCGGTGTTGGACTCGCTGATGCGCGCGCCGAGGTACGCGAGGGACTGCTTCCCGTCGGGGCACACCGGCACGACGCTGCTGGTGCTCTTCTACGCGTGGCGGTTCCACAAGCCGATATTCCGGTTGATGCTGGGGCCGGGCATCGGGCTCATCATCGCCACCCTGGCGGGTCGGTTCCACTACGCCACGGACCTGCTGTGCGCGGTACCGCTGGTCATGGTGGTGGCGGGGCTGGCCCTGGGGCTGTGCCGGGCCGCCCGGCAGCGGGAAGGCGAGAGAGCCGCGCGCTCCGTCCCGGTGGACGCTATCGTACGGCCCTGA